TCGTCGGCCCGTAAAAGATATTTTATACATTTAGATGTAGAAAAAGAGCGAATGGCGtaattagcaaaatcgaaacaaaacgaGTCAGACAAAAACCATAAGAAAGAGGCCAAAATTCAAAGCATCGAAGTTGAAAGAGCAGAGGAAACTTTAAAGTTAAAAGTCGCCGCAAAGTTAATTGATAATAGTAATTACACTTCGTCAGCTGTAGTTAGCGAacgtaaattaaataaatcatcAGTGGCCAAGGCACATGTGATTTTCAATGCAGGCATTACAAGTAGCAAGaagataaaatcaaaaaaatttaaaaaaaaattaagtaacaaggctaattttttaaaaatctaacTACGTGAACTTAGGGTACGTTGGGTATCTTATCtagagtaaacattttttttggaaaaatcttcgataaaatatttgtgaaaaattcggaaaatattttccaaagaatattctctgagaaacaccaaaaaatctaCTTCATATATCCTTAATATGACTttggaaagtcaaaaaaaaattcgaattcatcaaatttaatccaaaatctcatattttaaaaatccTGAAATGCTCCTTAAATTATATTATCGAAATATTCTGCTCTATTCCTTAAAAAGGAGGTCGAATTTTGAGTGGTCTCCCTGAGAAATGGGGTggtttttgtcactagatgtgataTGCtcaaacgagcgaagcgagttatgccttttggaatttttcttgTGATGTGGCCTCTTTCCGTGAAAAGTTGTGTTGATTTTATGCATTTTCGCTTATTGGTTTCGCTTCGTTCACTCGCGAAATTGTACAACGAAtgtgtaaataactatttttaaaGCATAGACAATAAAATTATACTGTTGGATAATACCCCACCCCTTCAAAGTTCAAGTGTAAAGGTATTTTTGTCGAATAATTGACAGGTCTGTGTGAGATATAGGCGagcgtgtgatagctcaaactaaagggtaaatgttcaacgtttttcatagtGTAGGAACATTTTCcggattttctattttccctAAGATTTTTCCAGCGTCTCTTCAAATTGAGGTTATAAATCTTAAGTTTAAAAttacataattttttaaaattattgcattcgacatttgtgaccaaaacattcatttcgacattctttttgattttttacaaCTGTGGCATCCGAGACCACACCAGACCTACTGCCACGCTTTTCTTCGATGTGCATTTTAAATTAAGGAAAGTAACTGTCAACGATGTTGAGGAGTAAAATGTTGGCTGACTTCTGTATCTTACAAGGCTAATATCCACCCATTATCCAGGCAGTATTCAATTGTTGATTACAATAAATGACGCTACAACTCTCATCGGTTTCCTACGTCTAGTTATGAATAAATTAGAGGTTTGAGTGTCTCTCAAGAGAAATCGTTCAACTATAAAAAGCGTCATTATTACCTTCGTGTCCAACTCATTAACCGTTTTTTCTACGTTTCTACGTGCTCATCCTTTTAACCCTTTTAGTTCATCTCACatatttgtgacgcatacaCTTTTAAGGTCGTCGACTTGTTCTGTTCATTACaggtttcatttcaatttggaAAGTTGAATGAGCGATGTCAGaggaggagaaaaaaaaggtgGTGAAGATTTTGCGGTCGCTACTCATATCTAGCCcacaaaaaggaaaatctaTTCGTGAGTTGGTTCGCGACTACCGTGAGGAGGCTGGGACAGCAATTCCAATATTCGGATGCAGAAACGTTGAAGATTTCCTGCGTGGAACCGGCGAGTTCgtaatcgaaaattttcgcgGCGAACTCATAATCTACGAGAAACCAAATGCAGAGAGGTAATTTTCCatcgatttttgtttcacattgattttGCTCTAACATCTGTTTAATTCAGCTGGCACATCTCAAAACTGGTAGCTGAACAGGCGAAGCCTAAGAGAAGATCGGCGGCACCATCTAACAGATTTCGACAACCGTTACGGCCACCTAACTTTCCACCTCAACAACGTACCAATACCAATTACAATTTGCGACCGCTAACAAAAGCAATATTTCCGAAGAGACCAATGCAGTACACCCCGCAAAACGCTTATGTGCATCCGAACTCCAGAGCACCGACCATGGAATTTACATTCGATCAGTACAAAGATAAAAGCGAAGAGAAGAAAGAGACATCGAACAACCGTTTGGCAAATGATAACCCGATCCGATCCTCTGAGAGAATTCCACCAAGAGAGACtcaaaaacacgaaaatcaaTCGGCTAAACCGTTACAGCTTGACGAATACGGAAGACGCATCAATCAAAATATATCGGCTAAACTGTCACAGTCTGACGACTTGAGAAATCGAATCAATCAAAATATGTCGGCTAAACCGTTGCAGTCCGACGACTTAAGAAATCGAATCAATGAAAAGCGCGAAAAACAGTCCGATGTTATTGACCTAACTGTTGACGATTCAGATGGATCAAAAGGTTCTCGCTATGAGGCGCGTCAGAATAACGTTCAATTGGACAAAAAGCCCCCCGCAATAACTCCAAGAACTTCCGACAGTTTACCATCGAACCAACAAGATCCACAGAATGCACCGACAAAACAATCCAATGCTCATCTACCGCTGgcgaaaaataatccatttTATTTCGATGTCAGTAAGCCACCATCCACGACGATACAGTTCACTCGTATGCAAGATCGTCTCAAACTTCTGCCGAAATTGGATGCTTCGAATTCGATTCAAAGTGTCACCATGAATACTGAACGGAAATCCGTCAACGATAGACTCCAATTGGCGAGACAGGTACCTCCCGTACCCAATGTAAgtattttcgattaaatttcgATCACAAATTGTTATGCGAAAAGACATGAGGGGCCGCAAGGAGATCTAACTTATGTATGCCGTGGGTTGTAGATAAAAATACCGACGCCACAACCATCTCCTGTGATACCATCTCCTGTGACACCATCTCCTGCGATACCATCGAGTCCTACTGTACGATCGTCCGAAATAGATTTGTTGGATTACTGTAAGGAAAATGGACTGAGTGCTCCgaaattcaagattttcaaagtCGATAAACGCTATCAGTGTCATGTCACGGTAAGAAAATATTACGCGAAGGCCCATTAACATAATCAAATCTTGTGCTAATCGTTTCCACATCTGCAGATTGACAATACACGATACTCAAGCTATCCGACAGACTACGATACCGAAACAGAAGCACGAACCGAAACAGCCAAGCATGCAATGCAACGACTAATTTCTATTCGTGACCAGCAGAGATACGACATATGTATGGACAGTGAAGTGGATTTAGCCATCAAAATCTACAACTGCTTGAAAGAGTATCCAACTGGCgtgttttcgaagaaaattccCGAAGAGTTTCTGTAAATTGAACATCGAATATGTTTCACGTGGACAATAAAATCGATCCGACACATTTTTCTAGGTCGGTGCACCGACAACTGTTGCCTTCAGATTGGATGACCACTCTGGCCAAGCATCCCGAATGGTTCACCATTGACGAATGTATTAACGATCACATTGTTTATGCTGTTGAGGCAGCCGTGCTAGGTAGGTTAATTACTGATTTCGTATTGGAAATATTGGATTGCCGAAGACATTGTCTAGCTGTAATGTCGCCTGACTTGATTCTAACTCGACGTTGCTTCAAGACTTGTTCCTTAAACTGTATTGAGCAATGCAGAAGGTTTTTGTCTGTTAGGACACAGCAATTTTCGTAACACTTCTTATGCAACTTGATTCCATATTAGTGGAACAGTTGCAGTTGTAGCTATACGACTGACATTTTTGTTATGCCTGGCAgttctttcttcttttaattaatttttattctttccattttaaagAACAAAAGATGGATAAGCTAGACTTACCCTGGCACGACGAGTATTGGAGTCTCATCATAACATGTACCGTTTCAACCGCCGAAATTTGGGGCCGTTTAATTGGCAAAGAATACAGCGTGAGTAGTCACACTTGTCCGCATTTCGAAGAATCTGTTTTCACGTTTTTTACGTAAACTTTCCAGAATGCATTGGATTCGCTGGTGACTGACATTGAATTGGAGTTGCTGAAGAACAAACAAGTTCCCACTTGCTTCAACGTGGGtcaaatttatttgactttgATGAATGAGTGCGCCTATCGCATCCGTGTCGAAAAAGTGAACGAGGCGAAGAGACAGTGTCTGTGTTTCGGTGTGGACGAGGGCGATCAGCGGTGGTATTCCATGGACGAAATGTACGTGTGtcaaaataagtttttgaAACTTGCACCACAAGCGATCCGCTTCGCATTGCACGGAATGGAGGactttgacgaaaataaatttgccaaGAAGCATCTGGAAGAGACACTGCTCAGCAGTCCACCATTGATTGGTCAAGTATTCACCAAAGCCGAAGAATTCATGGCACAAGAAGCAGCGCCAGATGTGGTACCGGTGATACAAATAGTTCTATACGATACTTCGACGGCGGAAGACATTAACTTGCACCAGGTGATCGTCGATAAGATCTGTGCCGATATAGCCGAACCGGAATTGAACCATGCGGAGTTAACGAAAGTGAATGTGTCACATATATCTGACGACGGAGACATTTTCATTCAGTTGCATCAGAACGGCGTACATTATGTCAATAAGTTGATTCACAAACTGACCCAATCAGACCTGCCCAACCGACATCAAACGTTACCAGCAAGCAATACTGCGAATAATACTCTGTTCTTGGTGTTCGATGAAGAGACACACAAGTGGTGTCGCGGCaaatttatcaatgaaatgaaGGAACTTAAGGCAAATAAAATGCTGTTCGTTGACATTGGAAAGACGAAAAGTGTCCCATTGACGAAGATATACCGGCTCGAGTCGATAAGCCAAGCGCTTTTAACATTCCCACCGCAAgcaatgcaagtcaagttgaaGGGGCTTACGCAATTTCCACAGCATTTAGTGTCAACATTACGTGGATACTTCATGGGCGATACGAAAGCATATGTACGAGCAGCCTAATTTTGTCGAAGGACAGCGAGTTTAATTCTGCGCTTTGTTTTACAGGTGATGAAGATGAACATCACCAGCAGTATTCCGGAAGTGAATCTGTACTATTGCAGAGGTTCCGACATGATAAGCGTGAACGAGTGCCTTAAAACGGACTTGGAACGTCAACAGTGAGTTTACTTTACGTTCGGGGTTCAGTTGATTCATAATTCGGACATTCTTTCGTTGCAGATCAAACGAATCGTTGTACTCTCGACAGAGTAGCATCACTTCCAATTCTAGTCGAGAACCAAAAACTCCAGACAATTTGTcgcattttaataatttgacGCTAAACGGTCCGAAGTTGCCCAAATTCCATCCGCCTGACGTTGGCGATCACTTTGACATTGAGGTCGTGATGACAGCAACTCCAGCCAATTTCATGGTAAGTTTTGATCGAAATTTCGTCTCATTTTGTTGAATCTTCAGCGTTGAATGTCTGAATCGGTTTTAAGATTCGACCAATCAAGCATATGCGACAGTGGGTACAGCAAATGAAAAGCTTGCAAGATTACTGCACTAAAAGTCGCGATGCATTGACATTGGATAAGGTACGAGAAGACGATGCATACGCCTGTTTGCATTCGGATGGCAGGTGGTACCGGTAAGTGACGTCAACGAACGGTTAACTTGACAAGCTGGTTTAACACAAACACTGAATTCACAGAGTGGTTGTTGAGCGCCACCTTGTCACGAAAATTTTGGTATCATTTTGCGATATCGGCGACATTGACTGCATCGACGATGTGAcgagattaaaaattttaccGAACGAATATCGCGATCTGCCGAAATTGGCAATGACTGCCCGACTGTATGGCATCAAGCCGGTGAACGATTTATGGGAAATGGATGATACGATTGAGTTCAATCGACTGGTTTCGGGCCAGAAATTCCAAGCAATTGTCGGCAGAATCATCGCAGCGGACAAAGTAGACGATAATGCTGTGTTGGAAATACAGCTGATCGACGTGTCGAACGAGTATGACATCATTATCAACGATCAATTGGTTGATTTTGGTCGAGCGATCCgatgttaaattgaaatgtgaAAGTTATCGTAAGTTTTCATTTAAGTTAAGTTACGTTATTCCATTGAAAGGAATTTTAATTACCATTTACGATTACGAATTTGAAAGATGTTTGAAAATacagaatattttgtaattgaGTTACAATTTCGAtgcaaaacagaaaatgttctaAGATTTTATGGTCGAAGCCTGGAGTAACTCTGCGAGATTTAACTGTCTTGAAATTGAAACTGTTACAGGGAATCAGGGATAATTATAGAAAGCATGTATGCGATGTGCCAAAATATTCATTAAGAACAGACCTGACACACATCGCAGTATTTCTAACACAAAATGTTCCGAATTGCCCTTAAAATGCAGatccatttttctttgtttttctcGTGGCACATGCAAAActtatttaaatattcaagAGATGAACCACCTTGAAGATACAGTGGCCTGTTACAAAGGTGATTCGACACGCATGTTGGCCTAATTGGGGGTTGGGAAAATTCTTTataaattctgtaaatttGGGGATTTTTGACAGaagttttgtgaattttagGTGCTATTTGTACGGTAATTACGTGCATTTCCATAGGAtactttcataaaaaatactCTTAGCCTGAAAATCTTGGCTACTCacaaaaaaatcctaaatttTTGTCTCTAATTTTCTTAGTTTTTGAACGACAGGCTTGTTACAATGTAAAGCCGAAAACACGAATAATTTAgcattgatgggatcgacaattatgcaacgttttccattgtaatcagATATTCAGCACAGGCTAAATTCAGCACCAATGACATAATagaattgtcgatcccatcatcgcaaaattgctcgtgtgttttcggcctaagAAAACTCTCAACACGCACGATGTGAAAttaggattttctttttgttttaaaaatttttcaattgggAAACATGAAATTCTGTTTTCCACCGGTGGTGGAACATCTTTACAAAAGTattgaaaacgaaagaaattgaTAGGAGTAAGAGTGATGCAATTCGATCCATATTCGAAGGCTGGTACGATACCAGAACAGAATATTTCGAATGTGAACGTCGATAAGGTTGTTGgtcattttcttaaaataaatttttttttcacccaTTTTAACGCAATGAGAAATGTGCCAATGGAAGACATGGACATAGGTTCTTCCAGAAaatgaaagtgatttttttatgaaaaatattttttttgtttctgtgcCGAAAATGGGGGGTGGTCTAAAGacttttcgaccccttacatgataaatattttgttttttttttaacagttGACTTTAGACACTTTCGCAACTCGTGAAACCGTACAAAACTTATACGAAACTGTTACAAGCAGCAATACAGTGTACAAGTATAATACAGTGTACATAATCGTTAAAGCTGAAACTTCATTCGTTTAATTCATGAGACAATACATGTGGTCAATGCTCATTTTTATCGACGTTGTAATAACAAGAATCcgtttttaaatgtttcggATCATGCTAAATTGactttttttgtcttgacaaATTCATAGAACGTTTGGATAAGcgaagaattttattgtttattcaTTGGTGGATGACTGAGTCTGTGGTAGTGCGACCCAACTTTTAAAAAGTTGAGGCTTTAAATGATTAACAGAGACGCGAATTTCtaagaaatttggtttatcGAGAGAAGGatgagaaattaaaattgaagatCGATCGAAGCACTAAGTAGATGTGTGCCTTGAATTCTTTTGATCTTGAATGTTGGAAAACAGAAttttaaaagagaaaaaaatgtctgaaaacGTTATGGTAACATAACGAGTGTAATTGTTGTTGATTTCTAactcaaagtttttattttattttttattatttgagaAGTTGTTATacgttttgttattttaattttcttggaaaaatttgtttttatttaaagaaagaaaggaaaaattaatatgatttctattttactgaatttattttatttaatatacCAACTAAACGGACCGTTTAgctatatttatatttattaaaaatcagcAAAAGTTATCTTagctttttttataattatttaatcTATACTCAGAGAATCACACAACAATATTGtgatataaataatttataaaattgaatgtaaaataaacacaaaaaaaattcataatttattacaaaagaatattaaaaaattcgaaaattgtgtCTTTCAATTTGCCTAAGAATTTCGGTCAGAATTCAATACTCTGAAAGTTTCCcgaagaaacatttttgtcttTTGTATTTTGGCATTAAGAAATATGGTAAAAAACACGATTTTAGATGGAAGGGAGCATATATCTTGAGTCTCGACGAAAATCCACAAATTCATCCGACCATTCATATCTGGGGATTATTCCACGTCTATTAAAACTTTCAATCTCTCTCGACATTGTCGTCTACAGCTGTAGGTTATATGGTACACGGTTAGTCGAAAAGCTATTGTTACAggggacgtcagtgaaatttagacatgaaatTGCTTCAGCGGTTTTTACCCGGTCCAATCAAACAACACATATGCTAAAACGTCGTCAGACGCTTTTACCACTCTCACGTGCGTGCGTGTTACTGTTCGTAAAAATagacaatttgaaaaataaatggagCAAATTCATG
The sequence above is drawn from the Bradysia coprophila strain Holo2 chromosome IV unlocalized genomic scaffold, BU_Bcop_v1 contig_144, whole genome shotgun sequence genome and encodes:
- the LOC119071138 gene encoding uncharacterized protein LOC119071138 — its product is MSEEEKKKVVKILRSLLISSPQKGKSIRELVRDYREEAGTAIPIFGCRNVEDFLRGTGEFVIENFRGELIIYEKPNAESWHISKLVAEQAKPKRRSAAPSNRFRQPLRPPNFPPQQRTNTNYNLRPLTKAIFPKRPMQYTPQNAYVHPNSRAPTMEFTFDQYKDKSEEKKETSNNRLANDNPIRSSERIPPRETQKHENQSAKPLQLDEYGRRINQNISAKLSQSDDLRNRINQNMSAKPLQSDDLRNRINEKREKQSDVIDLTVDDSDGSKGSRYEARQNNVQLDKKPPAITPRTSDSLPSNQQDPQNAPTKQSNAHLPLAKNNPFYFDVSKPPSTTIQFTRMQDRLKLLPKLDASNSIQSVTMNTERKSVNDRLQLARQVPPVPNIKIPTPQPSPVIPSPVTPSPAIPSSPTVRSSEIDLLDYCKENGLSAPKFKIFKVDKRYQCHVTIDNTRYSSYPTDYDTETEARTETAKHAMQRLISIRDQQRYDICMDSEVDLAIKIYNCLKEYPTGVFSKKIPEEFLSVHRQLLPSDWMTTLAKHPEWFTIDECINDHIVYAVEAAVLEQKMDKLDLPWHDEYWSLIITCTVSTAEIWGRLIGKEYSNALDSLVTDIELELLKNKQVPTCFNVGQIYLTLMNECAYRIRVEKVNEAKRQCLCFGVDEGDQRWYSMDEMYVCQNKFLKLAPQAIRFALHGMEDFDENKFAKKHLEETLLSSPPLIGQVFTKAEEFMAQEAAPDVVPVIQIVLYDTSTAEDINLHQVIVDKICADIAEPELNHAELTKVNVSHISDDGDIFIQLHQNGVHYVNKLIHKLTQSDLPNRHQTLPASNTANNTLFLVFDEETHKWCRGKFINEMKELKANKMLFVDIGKTKSVPLTKIYRLESISQALLTFPPQAMQVKLKGLTQFPQHLVSTLRGYFMGDTKAYVMKMNITSSIPEVNLYYCRGSDMISVNECLKTDLERQQSNESLYSRQSSITSNSSREPKTPDNLSHFNNLTLNGPKLPKFHPPDVGDHFDIEVVMTATPANFMIRPIKHMRQWVQQMKSLQDYCTKSRDALTLDKVREDDAYACLHSDGRWYRVVVERHLVTKILVSFCDIGDIDCIDDVTRLKILPNEYRDLPKLAMTARLYGIKPVNDLWEMDDTIEFNRLVSGQKFQAIVGRIIAADKVDDNAVLEIQLIDVSNEYDIIINDQLVDFGRAIRC